In Gimesia sp., the following are encoded in one genomic region:
- the cpaB gene encoding Flp pilus assembly protein CpaB — protein MKSLTPAKVTLLMFGVFGVLIAAYIGKRLLAGKEEAPPVATRNIPMAISELEPGTLVTEEHLGLGPIAIKNLKPEMMTSNKVIVGRVVKERIPAATPISTSQLYPAGETPPLKVEPGMRAISVPLESTVDLVDGLIKPGEYVDVHMTPSGLNNDRRMNGGMTLTLFKGVRVIAINRSYTQISNSRRGTNVTLELTPEQANIMILARDRGAITMSYTPEGKGDGGVAVSNADKATLYEILGLKTPEKPKEKEPPEPFVVEGYYGTSRSVNRFDQNGLRVGDYDSNSRGGGRGFNSGGYLDPYWGGGNGSDLDSDSISAPRRQQAPPAQNSNGPTAQQQQGQPPANYPGGPMRQQGSYARSVYPQNPSVGR, from the coding sequence GTGAAAAGCCTGACCCCTGCAAAAGTGACTCTGTTGATGTTTGGCGTCTTCGGTGTCCTGATTGCAGCATATATCGGTAAAAGACTGTTGGCAGGAAAAGAGGAAGCTCCGCCAGTTGCAACTCGAAACATTCCCATGGCCATCAGTGAGTTGGAGCCGGGTACCCTGGTCACCGAAGAACACCTCGGTCTGGGTCCGATTGCCATCAAGAACCTGAAGCCGGAAATGATGACTTCGAATAAGGTCATTGTCGGTCGTGTCGTTAAGGAACGCATTCCTGCAGCGACCCCGATTTCCACGAGTCAGCTCTACCCTGCTGGTGAAACTCCCCCACTGAAAGTGGAACCGGGCATGCGGGCGATATCCGTGCCGCTGGAATCTACAGTCGATCTGGTCGATGGCCTGATCAAGCCGGGTGAATATGTCGACGTGCACATGACTCCCAGTGGATTGAACAACGACAGACGTATGAACGGTGGGATGACTTTGACCCTGTTCAAAGGGGTGCGGGTGATCGCGATTAACCGCAGTTATACCCAGATCAGCAACTCCCGTCGGGGAACCAACGTGACTCTGGAACTGACGCCCGAACAGGCCAATATCATGATTCTGGCCCGCGATCGTGGTGCAATCACCATGAGTTATACCCCCGAGGGTAAAGGGGATGGTGGTGTGGCTGTCAGTAATGCAGACAAAGCGACTCTCTATGAAATCCTGGGCCTCAAAACCCCCGAAAAGCCCAAAGAAAAAGAACCACCTGAACCCTTCGTGGTCGAAGGCTACTATGGCACCAGTCGCAGCGTGAACCGGTTCGACCAGAACGGCCTGCGGGTCGGTGACTACGACTCTAACAGTCGTGGAGGCGGTCGTGGTTTCAATTCAGGTGGCTACCTGGATCCATATTGGGGCGGTGGTAACGGTTCTGACCTGGACAGTGATTCCATCAGTGCTCCACGGCGTCAGCAGGCCCCCCCTGCTCAGAATTCCAATGGACCGACAGCCCAGCAGCAGCAGGGACAACCTCCGGCCAATTATCCGGGTGGTCCAATGCGTCAGCAGGGATCTTATGCCCGCAGTGTGTATCCGCAGAATCCTTCAGTGGGACGTTAA
- a CDS encoding TadE family protein — MRVKRKQNKQRRLQRRGFLSMELALVLPIFAIVLFALVEFTLLFYARADVVEASRIGARLATMPGITQQNVEAEVKKILPPQLGQGAVIKTEIGKHSGDVVMVAVSIPMTLASPNLLWPVGYNLKGQNLYSETRMIKE, encoded by the coding sequence ATGAGAGTCAAACGCAAACAAAATAAACAACGGCGATTGCAACGTCGCGGATTCCTGAGCATGGAACTGGCTCTGGTTCTGCCGATCTTCGCAATCGTTCTGTTCGCGCTGGTGGAGTTTACACTCCTGTTTTACGCGCGGGCGGATGTGGTCGAAGCCAGCCGAATCGGTGCCCGCCTGGCAACCATGCCCGGCATCACCCAGCAGAACGTGGAAGCGGAAGTCAAAAAAATTCTGCCTCCCCAACTGGGACAGGGAGCCGTGATAAAAACAGAAATAGGAAAACATTCGGGTGATGTGGTCATGGTGGCGGTAAGCATCCCCATGACACTCGCCTCACCCAACCTGCTCTGGCCCGTGGGTTATAACCTCAAGGGGCAGAACCTGTACTCGGAAACAAGAATGATTAAAGAGTAA
- a CDS encoding A24 family peptidase, which yields MDFELTQLSLYVMAISVGIFTIIAAITDYKSRKIYNVLTVPFFVLGIVYQLAFNGWEGLLYGFLGFLAGFGIFFLIWMAGSGAAGDVKMMGALSMWLGFRATIAVMIVGTVFVLAGTLLVLFWSVVTKGARKTKEKYLATGKQFKGKKKKYVAETEKQKLERGIMPFALPVVLATWSVTTWMIIKAAVL from the coding sequence ATGGATTTTGAGCTCACCCAATTATCCCTGTATGTCATGGCCATCAGCGTGGGAATCTTCACGATCATCGCTGCCATCACTGACTATAAGTCGCGCAAAATCTACAACGTGCTGACAGTCCCTTTCTTTGTGCTGGGCATCGTTTACCAGCTGGCCTTCAATGGCTGGGAAGGACTGCTGTATGGGTTCCTCGGATTCCTTGCTGGTTTCGGCATCTTCTTCCTGATCTGGATGGCAGGCAGTGGTGCCGCCGGTGATGTCAAAATGATGGGTGCCCTGTCCATGTGGCTGGGTTTCAGAGCAACGATTGCCGTGATGATTGTCGGTACGGTATTCGTGCTGGCAGGAACGCTGCTGGTGCTGTTCTGGAGTGTGGTAACCAAAGGTGCCCGAAAAACCAAAGAGAAATACCTGGCGACCGGGAAACAGTTTAAAGGCAAGAAAAAGAAATACGTCGCAGAGACAGAAAAACAGAAACTGGAACGGGGAATCATGCCGTTCGCACTGCCCGTGGTTCTGGCGACCTGGAGCGTCACGACCTGGATGATTATCAAAGCAGCGGTTCTGTAA
- a CDS encoding inositol monophosphatase family protein, with protein MHSTELLEVAETAARKGAKCLQDWVNEFRVSEKGRADLVTDADFASQKAIVEHITTHYPDHKMLGEEGLTRHEGDSEYRWVIDPLDGTSNYVHGFPYYCVSIGLEYQGDLILGVVYDPNRDELFSALEGHGAKLNGTPISPSRIPSMDQAMLVASLPVGTNGRDVSIDRFLKVLPAAQTLQRTGSAALNLCYVSAGRIEGYWSSNLKPWDMAAGVLICREAGGLVTSIEDASFTIENPSILATNGTNIHSDLQSLLTT; from the coding sequence GTGCATTCCACGGAATTGCTTGAGGTAGCAGAGACCGCAGCTCGTAAAGGAGCGAAATGTCTGCAGGACTGGGTCAACGAATTTCGCGTTTCGGAAAAAGGACGTGCCGATCTGGTCACCGACGCCGACTTCGCTTCTCAAAAAGCGATTGTTGAGCATATCACCACACACTATCCCGATCATAAGATGCTGGGCGAAGAGGGACTGACCCGACATGAAGGGGACTCAGAGTATCGCTGGGTGATCGATCCTCTGGATGGAACATCCAATTACGTACATGGCTTCCCCTACTACTGCGTCTCCATCGGCCTGGAGTATCAGGGAGATCTCATTCTGGGAGTGGTCTATGATCCCAATCGGGATGAGCTCTTTTCCGCGCTGGAGGGGCACGGAGCGAAACTGAACGGAACGCCCATTTCACCTTCCCGTATCCCCTCCATGGATCAGGCTATGCTGGTGGCCAGTCTGCCCGTCGGTACCAATGGTCGAGATGTCTCCATTGATCGATTTCTGAAAGTACTTCCGGCAGCACAGACACTGCAACGTACCGGATCTGCGGCCTTGAATCTCTGTTACGTTTCTGCCGGTCGTATCGAAGGTTACTGGTCCAGTAATCTGAAGCCCTGGGATATGGCAGCGGGGGTCCTGATCTGCAGAGAGGCGGGCGGCCTGGTGACCTCAATTGAAGATGCAAGTTTCACCATCGAAAACCCCAGTATCCTGGCGACAAATGGAACAAACATTCATTCTGATTTACAGTCATTGCTTACAACATAG
- a CDS encoding PDZ domain-containing protein, whose translation MRRHLILSLLLFWTVCGLGNSPLPAQAPASDLESLEERAFKQAAALMNPSIVRIETVGGQDRVGKLITGTGPTSGVVVSRDGLIISSAFNFIGKPSSILVTLPDGRRFPAVVVATDHLRMLTLLKIEADNLPIPTAVPEKDLQVGMWSIALGRTFELDQPSISVGIVSALERIWGKAIQTDAKISPINYGGPLVDIQGRLMGILVPLSPGATGETAGVEWYDSGIGFAIPMTDVLKVIPRLNTGKDLHPGLLGITLSGKGDLSTEMNLDRVRYGSPAQEAGLKAGDTLIKLNDKPVGLHSEVKSVLMSLYAGDTVSLTVTREGAKEPLTFKATLTEKLVPFESGFLGILPVREAQNQTTTGVGIRYVIPDSAAEKAGVKAKDRILEFNQQKVTSAEMLAFLVNHLRPEDQASLLISRDDKPVKLDVKLQKTPDAVPAELSTQAIPSRTAQENKTQKIKVGHYKEKLPGSDSSYWAYVPENYHPDYEYGLMVWIHPPGNTMESTIFNEWKSICEQRGIIIVGPAAEDVIRWNRDETEFVEAVVKSMQQRYDIDPTRIFVLSHADGADFAFDLAFKYRELFRGVAVTEGSLKSLPPETDPDYPLSLYFALNAHNPLNQLLQPRLDLIREMNYPTVFQLIKNDQQPGEYPEKPFLEEIGRWADSLDRI comes from the coding sequence ATGAGAAGACATTTAATTCTGTCACTGCTGCTGTTCTGGACCGTGTGCGGTCTGGGGAATTCTCCCCTGCCGGCCCAGGCCCCTGCCTCTGATCTGGAGAGCCTGGAGGAACGTGCCTTCAAACAGGCTGCAGCGCTGATGAACCCATCCATCGTACGTATCGAAACGGTAGGCGGACAGGACCGGGTAGGAAAGCTGATTACCGGCACCGGCCCAACATCAGGAGTCGTCGTCAGCCGGGACGGCCTGATTATCTCCAGCGCCTTCAATTTCATCGGCAAGCCGTCCTCAATCCTGGTGACATTGCCCGATGGGCGTCGCTTCCCTGCCGTCGTTGTGGCTACCGACCATCTGCGGATGCTGACTCTGCTTAAAATTGAAGCGGATAATCTGCCGATTCCGACCGCTGTCCCGGAAAAAGATCTGCAGGTCGGGATGTGGTCGATCGCGCTGGGACGCACCTTTGAACTGGATCAGCCCAGTATCTCGGTTGGTATTGTCAGCGCCCTGGAACGTATCTGGGGGAAGGCGATCCAGACCGATGCCAAGATTTCTCCCATCAATTATGGTGGTCCCCTGGTTGACATCCAGGGACGGCTGATGGGCATCCTCGTTCCGCTTTCTCCCGGTGCAACAGGAGAGACGGCAGGAGTCGAATGGTATGACTCAGGGATCGGTTTTGCGATCCCCATGACCGACGTGTTGAAAGTCATCCCCCGCCTGAATACCGGTAAGGATCTCCATCCCGGGCTGCTGGGAATCACCCTGAGTGGCAAAGGGGATCTCTCGACCGAAATGAATCTGGATCGTGTCCGTTATGGCAGTCCTGCACAGGAAGCGGGTCTCAAAGCAGGGGACACGCTTATCAAGTTGAACGACAAACCGGTGGGATTGCACTCCGAGGTGAAATCGGTCCTGATGAGCCTGTACGCAGGCGACACAGTCAGCCTGACCGTGACCCGTGAAGGAGCCAAAGAACCGTTAACCTTCAAAGCCACTCTGACAGAAAAACTGGTACCCTTCGAATCCGGCTTCCTGGGGATTCTCCCTGTCAGAGAGGCTCAGAATCAGACAACCACCGGTGTGGGGATACGTTATGTAATTCCCGATTCCGCTGCTGAGAAAGCCGGTGTGAAAGCCAAAGATCGAATCCTGGAATTCAATCAGCAGAAAGTTACCAGTGCGGAAATGCTGGCATTTCTGGTAAACCATCTGCGTCCTGAAGACCAGGCATCCCTGCTGATTTCCCGTGACGATAAACCTGTGAAACTGGACGTCAAACTGCAGAAGACTCCCGATGCCGTTCCTGCAGAACTTTCCACACAGGCGATCCCCTCCCGGACCGCCCAGGAAAATAAAACACAGAAGATCAAAGTCGGCCACTATAAAGAGAAGCTGCCTGGCAGTGATTCGAGTTACTGGGCCTATGTGCCGGAGAATTATCATCCTGACTACGAGTACGGTTTGATGGTCTGGATTCATCCTCCCGGAAACACAATGGAATCGACCATCTTCAATGAATGGAAGAGTATCTGTGAGCAGCGGGGGATCATCATCGTCGGGCCAGCAGCAGAAGATGTGATTCGCTGGAACCGGGATGAAACAGAGTTTGTAGAGGCGGTTGTGAAGTCGATGCAGCAGCGGTATGACATTGATCCCACGCGGATCTTCGTGCTGAGTCATGCTGACGGAGCTGATTTCGCCTTTGATCTCGCATTTAAATATCGAGAACTGTTTCGGGGGGTTGCAGTCACCGAAGGGTCTCTCAAAAGCCTTCCTCCGGAAACTGACCCGGATTATCCATTGAGCCTGTACTTCGCTCTGAATGCCCACAATCCATTGAACCAGCTACTTCAACCCCGGCTGGACCTGATCCGCGAGATGAATTACCCCACGGTGTTTCAGCTCATCAAAAATGATCAGCAACCGGGCGAGTATCCTGAGAAACCATTTCTCGAAGAAATTGGTCGCTGGGCCGACAGCCTGGACCGGATTTAA
- a CDS encoding S1C family serine protease, whose protein sequence is MNQAKLIKPILICICLLGVLLVPMHRLDASSRETIQYALPRLVKIFGAGGVKNLYGYSSGFLVSPEGHIATIWSPVLDTDQLSVVLHDGRRFEAEVLGAEPHLDLAIIKLKSERDLNLPYFNYEEKATAGAGTRILGFSNMFRVATGDEPVSVLHGVIEARTDLPRRRGAFELSYTGDVYVVDAITNNPGAAGGVIMTYDGKLLGMIGKQVRNAKTNTWVNYSLPIDVLSKSIRQIVTGKFESSEDQNEPEPSIVERYKPIDFGLVMVPDVLFRTPAFIDTVLPGSQVAEAGLKPDDLVVFVNDELIKSCKTLKSELGKLEAGDTVRLVVRRENQLVAVELQVPPEKK, encoded by the coding sequence GTGAATCAAGCTAAATTAATTAAACCGATCCTGATCTGTATCTGTCTGTTGGGAGTACTGTTGGTTCCCATGCACAGGTTGGATGCCTCTTCGCGCGAGACGATTCAGTATGCCCTGCCACGCCTGGTCAAAATTTTTGGGGCGGGGGGAGTTAAAAATCTATACGGCTACAGTTCCGGTTTTCTGGTTTCTCCAGAAGGTCATATTGCCACGATCTGGAGCCCGGTGCTGGATACGGACCAGTTGTCTGTCGTACTGCACGACGGGAGACGTTTTGAAGCGGAAGTTCTCGGAGCCGAACCTCACCTGGATCTGGCGATTATTAAACTCAAATCCGAACGTGACCTGAATCTGCCTTACTTCAATTATGAAGAAAAAGCGACCGCAGGCGCAGGCACACGGATCCTGGGTTTCAGCAACATGTTTCGTGTCGCTACGGGAGACGAACCGGTCTCCGTGCTGCACGGCGTCATTGAAGCCCGCACCGATCTGCCCCGGCGGAGAGGCGCCTTCGAGCTGTCTTATACGGGTGATGTATACGTGGTAGACGCGATCACGAATAACCCCGGAGCTGCTGGCGGGGTGATCATGACCTATGATGGCAAACTGCTGGGGATGATTGGCAAACAGGTACGTAACGCCAAGACGAATACCTGGGTGAATTATTCCCTGCCCATCGATGTACTAAGCAAAAGCATCAGGCAGATCGTGACCGGCAAATTCGAATCCAGCGAAGACCAGAATGAACCGGAACCTTCCATCGTTGAACGCTACAAACCGATCGATTTTGGCCTGGTGATGGTCCCCGATGTTTTATTTCGTACCCCCGCTTTTATCGACACTGTTCTCCCCGGTTCCCAGGTCGCCGAGGCAGGTCTTAAACCCGACGATCTGGTGGTCTTCGTAAACGATGAATTGATCAAGTCCTGTAAAACCCTCAAATCAGAGCTGGGGAAACTGGAAGCCGGTGATACCGTCAGACTGGTCGTCCGCAGAGAAAACCAGCTGGTTGCCGTTGAACTCCAGGTCCCGCCCGAAAAAAAATAA
- a CDS encoding trypsin-like peptidase domain-containing protein, with product MQNVFVCALLIIGLLCQAPASADTSNVDPAVLAAQKQRIDVIKVVSPSVVAIFGGAGDGGGSGVLVTPDGYALTNFHVVSGAGNFMKCGLNDGKLYDAVIVSIDPTGDVALIKLLGRNDFPVAKLGNSDTVQVGDWAYAMGNPFLLATDFQPTITYGIVSGVHRYQYPAGTFLEYTDCIQVDSSINPGNSGGPLFNDQGELIGINGRGSFEKRGRVNSGAGYAISINQIKHFWDHLKSGRIVDHASLGATVATGFDAKVDVAEILEDSDAYRKGLRLGDEIVSFAGRPIRSVNQFKNILGIYPAGWTLPLVYRRDEQKTKIYVRLQPLHTAAELQEHVSSPKMLPEEKPDDEDPKQPKMPIPMPHGHPAPPAPPEQYKHLYVPKTGFTNYYFNQKQQERLLQALHAHSNFADRKGNWTLIGKLDNGADFTLTLADKGIGLESGNDVFLQSLETGMPVDEPPGTGGLLAALHHFRLLLSGQTDRFTDFYYLGSEPLDGKNEMVDVMVATQTGTISRWYFNKSDLSLRGCDFYLTENSEPCSIRFEQFRTLNGQKFPGELDVQYENRPVMKLKIDRLKLETTDASGK from the coding sequence ATGCAGAACGTTTTTGTCTGTGCGCTGTTGATCATCGGCCTGCTCTGCCAGGCTCCCGCGTCAGCTGACACTTCGAATGTAGATCCAGCTGTACTGGCTGCCCAGAAGCAGCGAATTGATGTCATCAAAGTAGTCTCACCTTCAGTGGTTGCCATCTTCGGTGGTGCTGGTGATGGAGGTGGCTCGGGTGTGCTCGTCACTCCTGATGGCTACGCGCTGACCAACTTCCATGTCGTTTCCGGTGCGGGTAACTTCATGAAGTGTGGACTGAATGACGGCAAGCTGTATGACGCTGTCATTGTCTCCATTGACCCGACCGGGGATGTGGCTTTGATCAAACTGCTGGGCCGTAATGATTTTCCCGTCGCGAAACTGGGGAACAGCGACACAGTTCAGGTGGGTGACTGGGCCTACGCGATGGGTAACCCGTTCCTGCTGGCAACCGATTTCCAACCGACCATTACCTATGGGATTGTGAGCGGCGTACATCGCTACCAGTACCCGGCTGGAACATTCCTGGAATACACCGACTGTATCCAGGTAGACTCATCCATCAACCCCGGAAACTCGGGCGGCCCCCTGTTCAATGACCAGGGTGAGTTGATCGGCATCAATGGCCGTGGCTCGTTTGAAAAGCGGGGACGCGTCAATTCGGGAGCAGGCTACGCGATATCGATCAATCAGATCAAACACTTCTGGGATCATCTCAAGAGCGGCCGAATTGTCGACCACGCGTCGCTGGGAGCCACCGTGGCGACCGGTTTTGATGCCAAAGTGGATGTGGCTGAGATTCTGGAGGACTCAGACGCGTATCGCAAAGGGCTGAGGCTCGGAGATGAGATTGTCTCCTTCGCCGGTCGCCCGATCCGCAGTGTGAATCAATTCAAGAACATCCTGGGGATTTACCCTGCAGGCTGGACATTGCCTCTGGTCTATCGTCGAGATGAGCAGAAAACGAAAATTTACGTCCGTCTGCAGCCACTGCACACGGCTGCGGAACTCCAGGAACATGTAAGTTCCCCCAAGATGCTCCCCGAGGAAAAACCGGACGACGAGGATCCCAAACAGCCGAAGATGCCGATCCCCATGCCTCATGGACATCCCGCTCCCCCTGCACCGCCGGAACAGTACAAACATCTGTATGTTCCCAAAACCGGTTTTACCAATTATTACTTCAATCAAAAGCAACAGGAGCGTCTGTTACAGGCGCTGCACGCTCACAGTAACTTCGCTGATCGCAAAGGCAACTGGACGTTGATCGGGAAGCTGGATAACGGAGCAGACTTCACACTCACGCTGGCTGATAAAGGGATCGGCCTGGAATCGGGTAATGATGTCTTCCTGCAATCACTGGAAACAGGGATGCCTGTCGACGAGCCTCCAGGAACAGGCGGACTGCTGGCAGCCTTGCATCACTTCCGTCTCTTACTCTCCGGACAGACAGATCGTTTTACGGATTTCTATTATCTGGGCAGCGAACCCCTGGATGGGAAGAACGAGATGGTCGACGTTATGGTAGCCACACAAACCGGCACCATCTCCCGCTGGTATTTCAACAAGTCGGACCTTTCACTGCGTGGATGTGATTTCTACCTGACGGAGAATTCAGAACCCTGTTCAATCCGCTTTGAACAGTTTCGCACGCTCAACGGACAGAAATTTCCGGGTGAGCTTGATGTCCAGTATGAAAACCGTCCTGTCATGAAATTGAAAATTGATCGGCTGAAACTGGAAACCACGGACGCCAGCGGGAAATAG
- a CDS encoding NPCBM/NEW2 domain-containing protein, which translates to MHSLFCATMTMLLAASPEVEVTSLTGTSVSGQLQSLNQGTIQLKQGQDDRQYPLSGVLNVRFTQNRFQRTLESPLMVRLADGSRFPIQDLKSNDRETVLQGEQTGSLTVPTKAVTSVRFGALNSDLEKSWDKLLNGKNNKDLLVVQKENVLDYIDGVVGNISADRIQFFAGEDEVPVNRQRVFGIIYARPATAETTPFCSVKLTDEGTLQASAISYNGTFFQATLQTGARTRLSPSVIANLDFSQGKVRYLSDLEPRNIEYTPFFDTVWKYRRDKHRDGGPLRVGGKEYSRGLYIHSKTLLQYRLKDDYRRFRAVMGIDDSVPGIGFVYVEIKGNGRTLFAGNVKSSDSPVDLDLDVSGVRDLEILVDFGDNLEICDHLDLCNARLIK; encoded by the coding sequence ATGCATTCCCTGTTTTGTGCCACCATGACCATGCTGCTGGCAGCCTCCCCCGAAGTCGAAGTGACCTCTCTGACGGGAACAAGCGTTTCTGGTCAGTTGCAGTCATTGAACCAGGGTACAATCCAGCTGAAGCAGGGGCAGGATGATCGACAGTATCCTCTCTCAGGTGTGTTGAATGTCCGGTTCACTCAGAATCGCTTTCAACGCACACTCGAATCTCCTCTAATGGTGCGGCTGGCTGATGGTTCCCGCTTTCCGATTCAGGATTTGAAGAGCAATGATCGGGAGACTGTTCTGCAGGGGGAGCAGACGGGAAGCCTGACTGTTCCTACCAAAGCGGTCACATCCGTTCGCTTCGGAGCCCTGAATTCCGATCTTGAGAAATCATGGGACAAACTACTCAACGGCAAAAACAATAAGGATCTGCTGGTCGTCCAGAAAGAAAATGTGCTCGACTACATTGATGGTGTTGTCGGCAACATCTCCGCTGACCGGATTCAGTTCTTTGCCGGTGAAGATGAAGTCCCCGTGAATCGTCAGCGGGTCTTCGGTATTATTTACGCTCGTCCAGCGACGGCAGAGACAACCCCCTTCTGTTCAGTCAAGCTGACCGACGAAGGCACCCTGCAGGCTTCAGCGATTTCTTATAATGGGACATTTTTCCAAGCCACTCTGCAGACAGGCGCCCGCACCAGGCTTTCTCCTTCGGTAATCGCGAATCTGGATTTCAGCCAGGGAAAGGTACGTTACCTGTCCGATCTGGAACCACGCAACATTGAATACACGCCCTTCTTCGACACCGTCTGGAAGTATCGCCGTGACAAACATCGCGATGGAGGACCGCTGCGTGTGGGTGGCAAAGAATACTCACGGGGACTCTATATTCATTCCAAAACCCTGCTGCAGTATCGACTCAAAGACGATTACCGCCGTTTCCGGGCTGTGATGGGAATTGATGACTCGGTCCCTGGTATCGGTTTTGTATATGTGGAAATTAAAGGCAATGGCCGTACGCTCTTCGCCGGCAACGTGAAAAGTTCTGACTCACCTGTCGATTTAGATCTGGATGTCAGTGGCGTCCGTGACCTGGAGATCCTGGTTGATTTTGGAGACAACCTGGAGATCTGCGATCACCTGGATCTGTGTAATGCCCGCCTGATTAAATAA